The following proteins are encoded in a genomic region of Liolophura sinensis isolate JHLJ2023 chromosome 7, CUHK_Ljap_v2, whole genome shotgun sequence:
- the LOC135470748 gene encoding octopine dehydrogenase-like, with the protein MGSKIKLLVCGESANAHSIAGYAASRGIFDVKAFVLDEEKAELWNQAMEESQFILRFKKDDGDTSELRSTLELTEFHARACVTTQDVIVLATPSSEHEKYLTAMQPYIPSGAVLVGMPSGPGFEFQCWDILKEKFFTCNIVSCDVAPWEGKIVEYGKIVEVLRSEKVVNGAIMNHCRPRKPPFLALQMLFGSKPSFKPSASFLEVTIMSDFLRTFYPVILHAVWRYYHSPLHVNPPLFHGISTDGASMAFSLSEELQGLARALAFLKKSFNKTAIINLHKWLILHYGDEIEDDTSTYSCLTTNAAFKDIMQPMCETGAGRFIPDYDTPYMTDDLVNGLCVIRGIADLANVPLPSVDDVIVWCQQKTGKEYLIRGKFRGKDIASTRAPQRYNITTFDGMFLTKNNVPHRDFTRGASAPN; encoded by the coding sequence ATGGGGAGTAAAATAAAACTGCTAGTGTGTGGGGAATCCGCCAACGCCCACTCAATAGCCGGCTACGCCGCCTCTCGAGGGATATTTGACGTTAAGGCTTTCGTCTTGGATGAAGAGAAGGCGGAGCTATGGAACCAGGCCATGGAGGAATCTCAGTTCATTCTCCGGTTCAAGAAGGACGACGGGGACACATCCGAGCTGCGGTCCACTCTGGAACTGACCGAGTTTCATGCACGCGCGTGCGTGACGACACAAGACGTCATCGTGTTGGCCACGCCTTCGTCTGAGCACGAGAAGTACCTGACGGCGATGCAGCCCTACATTCCTTCCGGTGCGGTTCTGGTCGGGATGCCCAGCGGACCGGGATTTGAGTTTCAGTGCTGGGACATTCTCAAGGAGAAATTCTTCACGTGTAACATCGTGTCCTGCGACGTGGCGCCGTGGGAGGGGAAAATCGTGGAATACGGCAAAATCGTAGAAGTGTTGCGTTCCGAAAAGGTGGTGAATGGTGCCATTATGAATCACTGCAGACCGAGAAAGCCTCCGTTCCTTGCTCTTCAGATGTTATTCGGATCCAAGCCCTCGTTCAAACCGTCCGCAAGTTTCTTGGAAGTGACCATAATGTCGGACTTCCTGCGCACGTTTTACCCCGTGATTCTTCACGCTGTCTGGCGCTACTATCACAGCCCTCTCCACGTCAACCCACCGTTGTTCCACGGTATTTCCACGGACGGTGCTAGCATGGCTTTTTCCTTGAGCGAAGAGCTCCAGGGGTTGGCACGGGCGTTGGCTTTTCTTAAGAAAAGCTTTAATAAAACCGCCATTATCAATCTTCACAAGTGGTTGATACTGCACTATGGCGATGAAATAGAAGACGACACTAGCACATACAGTTGTTTAACAACCAATGCTGCCTTCAAAGACATTATGCAACCCATGTGCGAGACTGGTGCTGGCCGGTTTATACCGGATTACGACACGCCTTACATGACGGACGACCTCGTGAACGGACTTTGCGTGATCAGAGGTATCGCCGATCTGGCCAACGTGCCTCTGCCTTCCGTCGATGACGTCATCGTGTGGTGCCAACAGAAAACGGGCAAGGAGTACCTGATTCGGGGTAAATTTCGAGGGAAAGACATCGCCAGCACGCGAGCGCCTCAACGATATAACATAACAACTTTCGATGGCATGTTCTTAACGAAGAATAATGTGCCCCATAGAGACTTTACCCGTGGTGCATCGGCACCTAATTGA
- the LOC135469926 gene encoding iron-sulfur cluster assembly 1 homolog, mitochondrial-like has protein sequence MAAKAAVGATVRAVSKKRLTPQRAPLVLTSAAVSKVKALLKEKPDMLGLKVGVRTRGCNGLSYTLDYATEKGKFDEEVVQDGVKVFIDSKAQLTLLGTEMDYVESKLTSEFIFNNPNIKGTCGCGESFNV, from the exons atggcTGCGAAAGCAGCCGTTGGAGCGACAGTTCGGGCAGTTTCTAAAAAACGTTTGACTCCACAGCGGGCACCTCTTGTTCTG ACTTCTGCTGCTGTGTCTAAAGTCAAAGCACTATTAAAGGAGAAACCTGATATG CTCGGCTTAAAAGTGGGAGTTCGCACACGAGGTTGCAATGGTTTGTCCTACACCTTAGACTATGCCACAGAAAAGGGCAAGTTTGATGAGGAAGTTGTACAAGATG GAGTGAAAGTATTCATTGACTCCAAAGCACAGCTAACATTACTAGGAACAGAAATGGACTATGTGGAATCCAAACTTACTTCTGAATTTATATTTAACAACCCCAACATAAAGGGAACCTGTGGATGTGGTGAAAGTTTTAATGTGTAA